Part of the Candidatus Hydrogenedentota bacterium genome, CACGGGCGGCCGCCGCGTGGCCGCGTTTTGGTTCATACTTCCGAACCCCTAAACACGACAGGAGCAACAACGGTGAAATTTCCGCATTCAGCCCTGCCGGCACTGGCGCTGCTGGCGGTGTTTGCCGTTCCCGCCGTTGCGGACTGGGCGGCGCTCAGTCCGGAGGCCTCCTGCCGCGACGCCCTCATGGACACGGGCGCGGGCGGGATTGTGGCGGCGGTGCAGGACGCGGGCGCGCTCTGGCTGCTGGACCCGCAGTCCGGGGATCGTGTCCGGGAGGTGCCCGTGGGCGGGGCGCCGGTGAGCCTGGCGCTCAACGCCGGCCGGGACACCGTGGCCTGCGTGAACAATCTCGACGCCACCCTCACCCTGCTGTCGTATCCCGCGCTCGCGGTGCGGGCCACCCTCGCCGTGAGCGGGGGGCCCGTGGCCGTCTGCGCCACGGCGGACAACCGGTTCATCGTGGCGGACCCGCATGACAACCGCCTGTTGCTGCTCGACCCCGCGGGCGCGGGGAGCGCGGCGACGCTGGCGGGCGACGCGGGCGTGCCCGCCGCCGTGGCCTCGGCCGGGGAGTGGGCCGGCTGGATTGGCCGCGCCGAGACGGCCCTGATGCTGCTTAACTTCAACGACCCGAAGGCCGCCGTGCGCCGGGTGTCCCTGCCCGCGCCGCCGGTGGCGGTGTGCGCCCTGTCCAACGGGCGCTTTGTCGTGGCCTCTTCCGCCGCCCTCTATGTGGTGTCCCCGGAAAATGGCCGCATTCTCTCCACCGTGGCCATGCCCGTGGAGGACCTGTCCGCCGGGGACGGCGTGCTGGCCGTGCTGGGGGGCGGCGAGGTGCGCCTGCTGGACGAGACGCTGTCCGAGACCGGGCGCATGGCCGTGGAAATTCCGGCGAAGCGGGTGCGCTGCGGGAACGGCATGGTGGCGGTGCTTGCGCCGCAGGCCCGCAGCGGGGCGTTTTGGGTGCGCGGGGCGGTTTCCACGCCCCAGTCCAGTGTGGTGCCGGTCGTGGAGGCCGCGCCGGTGACGGCTGAGGCGGTGGCCACTGAGGTGGCGGCGGCTGAGGTGGCGGCGGCTGAGGTGGCGGCGGCTGAGGTGGCGGCGGCTGAGGCAGTGACGGCTGAGGTGGCGGCGGCTGAGGCGGTGACGGCTGAGGCAGTGACGGCTGAGGTGGCGGCCACTGAGGTGGCGGCCACTGAGGTGGTGGCCACTGAGGCGCTGGCGGCTGAGGATGAGACCGATCGGACGGATCAGACCGATCGGTCCGATAGACTGGAGGTGGCGGAGACAGCGCCTGCGGTGGCGGAGACAGCGCCTGCGGCGGCGGAGCCCGTGCGGGCCGTGTCGCCCGCGGAGGAGAAGCCGAAGGGGCAGTTCCGCAGCATGCCCATGTTCACGGGCACGCTGCGCGCGCCGAGCCTGCGCCAGCCCACGTACCGGTTGATGGGCAGAGCCGAGCGGCGCTCGCTCCGGGACGCCCTTGCGCGCCCCATCGAGTTTGGCGAGCCGGGCCTGGGCTTTTCGCCGCCGGACTGGACGGAGCCGCTGCGCGATGTCGAGGCGGACAGCATGACCACGGAACTGACCACGGGCCGCACGGTGCTGCGGGACAATGTGCGCCTGCGCCTGGGCGAGATGTATTTCCGCAGCGACCGGTTCACCTATTCGGACGAGGAGGCGAGTTACGAGGCGGCGGGCAACGTGCTGGTGGAGCAGCACCAGTCCCGGCTGACGGCGGAGGAGGTGACCTACCACGCGCCGCCGCTGGAGGTGGCGGAGAAGAGTTTCGTGCTGGAGCCGCGGGACGAGCAGGCCCTCGCGAAGCGCCGCCTGAGCATGGGCCGGCTCACGGGCCGGAACCTGCACATCACGGAGCCCACGCGCGAGCTGCGGGCGGACGCGGTGGACTATGACTTTGCCGCGCAAAAGGGCGAATTGACCAACGCGCGGGGCCAGGCGGCCTATTTTTACTACTCCGCCGAGAAGCTGCACATCCTGGGCCCGGAGGACATTATCGCGGAGAACGTGTGGGTGACCACCTGCCCGGGCGACCCGCCCCAATACCGGATACTGCTGGACGAGCTGGTGGTGGAGAAGGGCGAGGCGGTTTCCGGGAAGGGCGCGAAACTTCAACTGGGCCGGAGTCTCACGCTGCCCGCGCCGCTACCCCTCTGGAAGAACACCAGCGGCCCCTATCCCTGGTCGCTGGATTTTGACTGCGGCCGCTTCGCGGAAATCGGCTCCTATGTGAACGTGGGGCAGCAGTTCGAGGTGAGCCCGGAACTGAGCCTCGGCCCGCGCGTCATGCCCACGACCAAGGAGGGGGTGGGCCTGGGCGGCGACATGGCGTATGACTACATGAACAAGCCCTCCTCGCGGCTGTACCGCACCTCGGGCGAGATGCACGGCCTGTGGTTCACGCAGGACCGGGGCTATTTCGAGTGGTTCCACCGCTTTGAGTACGACAAGGACCTCGTCCTTCGCGCGCAGGCGGAGCAGTGGTCGGACGAGTTGTTTTACAAGGACTATTTCTACGACCGGTACCGGCACCGGACCTCCCCGCGCACCTTCGGGAATGTGACGCTGCGGAAGGAGGACTTCATCGCCACCGGCACGGCGCGGTTCAACACCCACTCCTGGACGGCCGAGACGGAGCGGCTGCCCGAAGCCACCTTCCACATGATCGAGCGGCCCCTTGTGGACCGGCTGATGGTCTCGTTCGACACCGTGGACGGGTACAACGACCGCAACCCGGGCCGGGAGTACGGGCTGCGCTCGGTGAACATCGCCCGCCTGACCTATGACATGGACCCCTTCGAGGGGCTCTCCGTGACGCCGTTCTACGAGGTCGAGGGCTCCTACTACCAGCGCCAGCGGCTGCGTGACGACAGCGCCAGCCGCTTCTCGAACACCGTCGGGGTCACCCTCCAGACGCGGCTGCACAAGGAGTATCCCGGCATGCTGGGCTTCTCCGCGTTCAAGCATGTGATCGTGCCGTCGGTCACCTACTCGTACCGGCCCGAGTCCACCCTGGCCGCGGACAGGGCGCCCCGTTTCGACGCGCTGGACAATGTCTACGGGCGCAGCCGCATCGAGAGCAAAATTTCGAACATCATTTACGGGCGCGACGCCGAGACGAACGACGTGTGGCAGGCGGGGCGGCTGACCCTGTACCAGGGCAACGATTTCTGGAACGAAATCCGGAAGGCGGACGACTACGAGGTGGAGCTGGACATCCGGCCCAGGCCCTGGTGGGGAATGCAGCTCGCGGGCGAGCGCCATGAAATCGCCAATCCGGAGTCGCTGCAGGACCAGAACCGGAACTTTTTCGAGCGGCGTTTCTATGACTTGTACGAGCGCTTCACCGGGGAGCCCTTCAGCGAGCGGGCCACGGAGTTGAACCTCCAGTACGCGGACTACAGCCGCATCCTGACCCAGTTGTACTACGACGGCGCCCCGGTGGGCGGGCGTTTCAACACCCGCATCGGCTACGCGTACTCCGACACGGAGGGGCGGATATACAACCGGGACATTCTCTACGGACTGGGTTACCGGCTCTCCGACCACTGGGGCGTGAGTTTCGAGCATATCTACGACCTGAAGGAGGGCGAGCTGCGCAGCCAGACCTATGAGGTCCGCCGCAGTTTCCAGTGCTGGGAGACGGCCCTGCGTTTCCGCGACCGCCAGAGCGGCTTCGACGTGAACATGGAAATCAGCCTCACCGCGTTTCCGGGCACCGGCATCCAGTTCTGACGCGGGGACCGTGCACAGGCGCACAGCGCGCAGTTCGCCAGTCCCCTGGTTCTTTTCCTACGGGGTGACGGACCACTCGCGGTGGGCGCCGTCGCCGCGCCGCTCCGGGGCGGGCGGCGGCCAGGAGACGCGGAACTCGTCGTTGTGCAGGCCGATGCGGTAGTCGGGGATGTCCTTAAAGCCCAGCTTAAACACGGGCGAGCCGTCCTTGAGCAGGTAGTTGTCCTCCTCCGGCTTGAAGAACGCCGGGTCAACCAGCAGGCTGTCCTTGTCGAAGCCCTTCTTCTGCCAGTCGGCCCATTCGAGCGTTTCGCCGTCGTCCTTTTTGTAACTGCGGGCATGCACCTTCGGCGGTGCGGGGTGGAACAGGATGTTCCGGTTGATTTCCGTGGAGTCCGGATCGAAGGGGCTGAGGTTGTAGGCCACGGCGGTGCCCGATCCGGGTTTCGCGGTGCTGAGGCCGCGGTAGTCGTCGCGGGTGTAGGCCACCACGTTGTGGGTGAAGGCGTTGTTCGCGGGTTTCCGGGGGTCGTCGCCCATCTTCAGCAGTTCGGGATACCGTTTGCTGTAGGGGGGCTCCCGGTAATTCATGGCCTCCAGCCGCTCCTGCATCAGGTCCCAGCAGTAGGCGTCCCACCGGTCGTCAATGTGCAGGGCGGGGACGCAGTCCACGAAGATGTTGTTGTCCACCGTGTTGTCCCGCCCGCCGCCGATCATCACGCCGCAGAGGGGCACGCGGTAGAAAATGTTGGCCTGGATGAGGGTGCCGCTGGAGCAGTCGTCCAGATAGACGCCCCAGGCCTGGTGGGGCGACTCGTAGTGGAACTTGCCGTCCTCCCCGGCGGCGAGTCCCGCGAGGCCGAAGCCGTAGATGTCGTGGATTTTGTTGAAGCGGAGGATGTTGCCGCGCTGGGTCCAGTCGCGGCCCATGTAGAAGGCGCCGTTGTCGCTGCCCTCGAGGCAGACATGGTGGATGTCGTTGTACTCGATGATGTGGTCGTTGCCGTTGAGCAGGATGCCGATGTGGGGCGCGTCGTGGATGAGGTTGTGCGCGATGCGGTTGCCGACGCCGCTGATGTTCACCGCCGTCTCATAGGTCTGGTAAATGTCGCCGAAGTGGTGGATGTGGTTGTTCTCCGCCATGTGCCCGGCCGGGGTGAGGGTTTTCCGGTCGCCGCCCCTCAGGACGACGCCGCCCCTGCCGGTGGCGTAAATGTCGCATCCGGCGACGCGGCACCCTGTCCCGTCGAGGATGGACACGCCGTAGGCGCCGGTGTTGCGGACCACGGAGCGGGCCACGAGCACGGCGTCGCCGTTGGAGACCGTGACGGCGTCGCCGAGGGTGGCCTCCATGGTGAAGCCCATCCAGGCGAGGTGGGCCGCGCCCTCCATCCGGACCAGGTTCTCGGCGGCGGGCAGGATGACTTCGCCGTCCCCAAGGGGCGCGGGGGGCCAGAAATAGAGCGTGTTTGCGGCCTCGTCCAGCCACCACTCGCCGGGGGTGTCCAGTTCCTCGAGGATGTTCTGGAAGAAAAAGCGGCGGCCCGGCTCGATGGTGTAGGGAAGCTCCGCCGCCAGTTCCACCGTTTTCGCGGCGGCGTCAAAACCCTTCACGGGGGCGATGGTCTGCCACCAGTTGTAGTTGGGCCAGATGGAAACCTCGGCGCCTTCCAGGCTTTTCCACGCGGCGGGCCGGTCCGTGTTGACCACAAAGCGGCTGCTCCGCGCGTCCTCGACGGACGCCGCCACAAAGGCCCACTGCCCTCCGGGCATGTCATCGCCGCCCTTGTTGGGCCAGCGCGCGGGAATCTGGCGCTGGGAGTTGAAAAAGAGCTGGCGCACGGTCTGTTTGGGGAGCTTCAGGCCGGAGACATCCGCCTTGAGGATTTCCCCCCCGTGGGGGGTGAAGCCGGTGACGGGTTTGCCGCCGACCAGGCGCACGGTTTCGCCGGGCCAGGACTGCCAGACAACGGGGCGGCCCACGCGGCCCGAGTCCTCCGGACCGAGCTGGAGCGGCTCAGTCAGATGGTATACGCCTGCGTGGACATAGACCATCCCCCCGTTTTCCAAGCCTGCGGCGCGCAGGGCGTCCCGCGCGCGGACCAAGCCCGCGAAGGGACCGTCCGTGCCGTCGGCGTTGGGTTCCGCCAGGGTGCCGGACCAGGCGTCGTTTCCCGCCGGGGAAACATGGAACACGGGGGGTTCCGCGGCCAGGGCGGCGGCGCATGCGAGAAGCGCCAGGACGAGCGGGGCGGTGTGCCTCATAATCCAAACCTTTCCATCATGGTGTCCGGGAAGACATCCCCCGGCCCTAAAGGGCCACCCCCTTCAAAGGGGGACGGGAAAGGTATTCCCCGGTCGTTTTATGAACATTCTTGCGTTGGGGACAGGAGAGGCATTCCCCGGCCCCAAGGGGCGGTGTTATTCCAGCATGAGCGAGCGCAGGGTTTCAACGTAATCGCGGGTGTGCCCGGATGACGCGGCGCCGGTCCAGCCGCCCGCGGCGGGGAAGGCGACGCGAATCCACGCGGCGGCGGTCTCCTCCCCGGCGGCCAGCGCGAGGGCCTCATGAAAAGCCTCCGGCGCGGCGGGCATGAGGGGGCAGGGGCCGTGGGGGGTCTCCCAGGCCGCGCCGAGAAGGCGCCGAATAAATTTGCCGGGGGGCATCTGGATGTCCCGCGCGCGGGTGCCCAGCAGCACGGGCCGGGCGCCGGTCTCGCGGTCCCGCGCGACGGCGAAGTCGGCGGGGCGCAGAAGGGACAAGTTGAGGGCGGCGCCCTTCATGGCCAGATAGGCGCGGACGAGGAGGACGGCCAGTCCGGCGCGGACACGCTCGGTGTCGGGCCGGGTCATGAGGCGCGCGCCGGTGGGGGAGCACACGGCGAGCTGCGAGGGGTTTCCCGCGGCCATGAGCGCCGCCTTTTCGGGCCATCGGACGATGTAGCAGGGAACCTCGCGGCCCATGCCGGGGCGTTTGTGGCGGTCGGGCAGGTAGACAAAGCCGCCGCCGAGGGGTTCGGCGGCGTGGTCCGGGTCGGCGGCATGGAGTTCGGCCAGTCGCTCATGCTCGGCCTTCACCACGGCGGCGAACTCCTGGTGGTTTCGCGCCAGCAGCCAGCAGGCCGTGGCCTTGGCCCGGCGTTTGTTGGCGGCCGTGACGAGGTAACCGAAGCGGTGGGGGTCCTCCCAGGCGAGGTCAAAGGTGATGGTGTTCAGGGGAATTTCACCGAGGAGGGCCTGGAATGCGGGCTGGATGAGGGGGTCGCGCGCGGCGAGGAGCTTGTCCACGGCGTGCGACAGGGTTTCCTTCTGGAAAAAGGGCCGGCCCGCGGGCGCGCCCGGAAGCTGGAACTCGCGGCTTTCCGTCCACGTGGTCCGGATGACGTTGACCAGAGCCCCGGTCTGGGCCAGGGGCCGGAGGGGCTTGCGGGGTTTTCTCATGGGCTGTTCCTCGGTCCGGCGGGGGCCGGAAACGTTGGGCGAATAGTGTGTGCCGGGTGACAAGTCTACCATCCGGCGCATGGGGATGTCATGGAAATTTCGCCGGGGCTTGACTTAAGTCAAGGCGCGGACGGGGGAACTGGGGCACAATATGGCCACAACAGCGCGGCGGACGCCGCAAAGGAGAACACACGATGGCGGTTCGGAACATCATCCGGATAGACGAGGACAAGTGCAACGGCTGCGGGCAGTGCATTCTGGACTGCGCGGAGGGGGCGCTGGCGCTGGTGGACGGGAAGGCGAAACTGGTCCGGGACAGCTACTGCGACGGGCTGGGCGCCTGCCTCAGCGGGTGCCCCACGGGCGCCCTGACGATAGAACAGCGCGAGGCGGACGCGTTTGACGAGGCGGCGGTGGCGGCGATGATGGGCGGCCACGCCGCGCATGCGGTCCCCGCGCACGCGGTGCCTGTCATGGCGGCGGCCTCCGGCGGCTGCCCGTCCCACGCCTTCGCCCACGGCGGCGGCGGCGGTTGCCCCGGCTCGATGAGCCGGCAGTTGGCCCCGGCCAAGACGCCGCAGGCCCCGGCGGCGGGTGAAATTCCGTCGGAACTGACCCACTGGCCCATCCAGCTCCACCTAATAAACCCCGGCGCCCCGCAGTTCCAGGGGGCGGACCTGATGATCGCGGCGGACTGCACGGCCTTTGCGCTGGGCGGATTCCACGGGGAACTGCTGGCGGGAAAGGCCCTGGCCATCGCGTGCCCGAAGCTGGACGACAGCATGGGGTACCTGGAGAAACTGGCCATGCTCTTCGCCGGGGCGCGGCCGGTCCGGGTGACGGTGGCGCGGATGGAGGTGCCCTGCTGCGGCGGGCTGGTGCGGATGGTGCTGGAGGCGCGGGCCATGGCAAAGTCGGAAATCCCCGTCGAGGAGGTTGTCATTGGCGTCTCCGGCGGTGTCATTTCGAGAAATATGCGGTAAACTGTTGGGTGGGCCGCATGGGGCGGCCGCCTGGAAGTGTCTGGATGCCATAAACGGCAGGAGAAGAGACAATGGGCATGTTTTGTTTTCAATGCGAGCAGACCTCGAAATCCACGGGCTGCACCTCCTACGGCGTGTGCGGGAAAGACCCCGAGACCGCCGCGCTGCAGGACCTTCTGGTTTACGCGGCGAAGGGCATCTCGCAGTACGCGCACCGTGCGCGGCAGCTCGGCGCGGTGGACGCGGAGGTGGACCGCTTTGTGATGGAGGCGCTTTTCACCACCGTGACGAATGTGAATTTTGACCCGGACAACCTTTGCCGGCTGGTGAAGAAGGCGGGCGTGGTGCGCGACCGCGCCCTCGACCTCTATGAGGACGCCTGCATCAAGGCGAACAGGACGGTGGAGCTGCTCGAGGGGCCGGCGGTGCTCAGCCTGGCCGACGGGCGCGCGGAACTGGTGCGCCAGGGCGAGAAGATCGGGATCGAGGAGCGGCTCCAGCGTTTCGGCAGCGACGCGGGCGGCCTGCAGGAACTGGTGCTCTACGGCCTGAAGGGCATGGCGGCCTACGCCGAGCATGCCTGCGTGCTGGATGTCGAGGACACCGGGGTCTACGGGTTCATCCACGAGACCCTGGACTTCCTCGCGGGCGACCCGGGCGACGTGCAGGCGCTGGTGGGCTGGGCGATGAGGGTGGGCGAGGTGAACCTGACGGTGATGGGCATGCTGGACGCGGCGAACACGGGCCGCTACGGGCACCCGGAGCCGACGAAGTTCCGCGTGACGCCGGTGAAGGGCAAGTGCATCGTGGTCTCCGGCCACGACCTGCGCGACCTGGAGGCGCTGCTGGAGCAGACGCAGGGCAGGGGTGTCAACGTGTACACCCACGGCGAGATGCTGCCCTGCCTGGCCTACCCCGGACTGAAGAAGTACCCGCACCTGGTGGGCAATTACGGCGGGGCGTGGCAGGACCAGGCGCAGGACTTCGACGCCTTCCCCGGCGCCATCCTCATGACCACCAACTGCATCCAGCGGCCCAGGCAGAGCTACAACGACCGCATCTTCACCTGCGGGCTGGTGCAGTGGCCCGGCGTGGCCCACATTGACGACCGCAACTTCGCCCCGGTCATCGAGGCGGCCCTGGCGGCGCCGGGCTTCGCCGGGGACGCCGAGCCCGCATACGCCATGACGGGCTTCGCCCGGAACGCCGTGCTGGGCGTGGCGGACAAGGTCATCGAGGCGGTGAAGGCGGGCAAGCTGCGCCGCTTCTTCCTCATCGGCGGCTGCGACGGCGCGAAACCGGGCCGGGACTACTACACCGATCTGGCGGCGTCCGTGCCGGACGACTGCGTCATCCTGACGCTGGCCTGCGGCAAGTTCCGGTTCAACAAGATGGAGTTCGGGGACATCGGCGGCATCCCGCGCCTGCTCGACGTGGGCCAGTGCAACGACGCCTACTCGGCCATCCAGATTGCCGTGGCGCTTGCGGGCGCCTTCGGCTGCGGCGTGAACGACCTGCCCCTCTCCTTCGTGCTGTCGTGGTACGAGCAGAAGGCCGTGTGCATCCTGCTGACGCTGCTGCACCTCGGCATCAAGAACATGCGCATCGGGCCGTCGCTCCCCGCGTTCATCGGCCCGAACGTGCTCAATGTGCTGGTCGAGAATTTCGGGCTCACCCCCATCTCGACCCCCGAGGCGGACCTGGCGGCCATGCTCGCCTAATCCCATGGCGGGGTCCGCATTCAGAAACGGCGCGGCATGGTATGACGCGCTGAGCGGCGGCGGGCGGCGTCTCGAACGGGAAGGCGGCTTCCTGCTCGGGGCGCTGTCCCGCGCCGGGGGGGCGCGGCGCGTGCTCGACACGGCCTGC contains:
- a CDS encoding LPS-assembly protein LptD produces the protein MKFPHSALPALALLAVFAVPAVADWAALSPEASCRDALMDTGAGGIVAAVQDAGALWLLDPQSGDRVREVPVGGAPVSLALNAGRDTVACVNNLDATLTLLSYPALAVRATLAVSGGPVAVCATADNRFIVADPHDNRLLLLDPAGAGSAATLAGDAGVPAAVASAGEWAGWIGRAETALMLLNFNDPKAAVRRVSLPAPPVAVCALSNGRFVVASSAALYVVSPENGRILSTVAMPVEDLSAGDGVLAVLGGGEVRLLDETLSETGRMAVEIPAKRVRCGNGMVAVLAPQARSGAFWVRGAVSTPQSSVVPVVEAAPVTAEAVATEVAAAEVAAAEVAAAEVAAAEAVTAEVAAAEAVTAEAVTAEVAATEVAATEVVATEALAAEDETDRTDQTDRSDRLEVAETAPAVAETAPAAAEPVRAVSPAEEKPKGQFRSMPMFTGTLRAPSLRQPTYRLMGRAERRSLRDALARPIEFGEPGLGFSPPDWTEPLRDVEADSMTTELTTGRTVLRDNVRLRLGEMYFRSDRFTYSDEEASYEAAGNVLVEQHQSRLTAEEVTYHAPPLEVAEKSFVLEPRDEQALAKRRLSMGRLTGRNLHITEPTRELRADAVDYDFAAQKGELTNARGQAAYFYYSAEKLHILGPEDIIAENVWVTTCPGDPPQYRILLDELVVEKGEAVSGKGAKLQLGRSLTLPAPLPLWKNTSGPYPWSLDFDCGRFAEIGSYVNVGQQFEVSPELSLGPRVMPTTKEGVGLGGDMAYDYMNKPSSRLYRTSGEMHGLWFTQDRGYFEWFHRFEYDKDLVLRAQAEQWSDELFYKDYFYDRYRHRTSPRTFGNVTLRKEDFIATGTARFNTHSWTAETERLPEATFHMIERPLVDRLMVSFDTVDGYNDRNPGREYGLRSVNIARLTYDMDPFEGLSVTPFYEVEGSYYQRQRLRDDSASRFSNTVGVTLQTRLHKEYPGMLGFSAFKHVIVPSVTYSYRPESTLAADRAPRFDALDNVYGRSRIESKISNIIYGRDAETNDVWQAGRLTLYQGNDFWNEIRKADDYEVELDIRPRPWWGMQLAGERHEIANPESLQDQNRNFFERRFYDLYERFTGEPFSERATELNLQYADYSRILTQLYYDGAPVGGRFNTRIGYAYSDTEGRIYNRDILYGLGYRLSDHWGVSFEHIYDLKEGELRSQTYEVRRSFQCWETALRFRDRQSGFDVNMEISLTAFPGTGIQF
- a CDS encoding right-handed parallel beta-helix repeat-containing protein, coding for MRHTAPLVLALLACAAALAAEPPVFHVSPAGNDAWSGTLAEPNADGTDGPFAGLVRARDALRAAGLENGGMVYVHAGVYHLTEPLQLGPEDSGRVGRPVVWQSWPGETVRLVGGKPVTGFTPHGGEILKADVSGLKLPKQTVRQLFFNSQRQIPARWPNKGGDDMPGGQWAFVAASVEDARSSRFVVNTDRPAAWKSLEGAEVSIWPNYNWWQTIAPVKGFDAAAKTVELAAELPYTIEPGRRFFFQNILEELDTPGEWWLDEAANTLYFWPPAPLGDGEVILPAAENLVRMEGAAHLAWMGFTMEATLGDAVTVSNGDAVLVARSVVRNTGAYGVSILDGTGCRVAGCDIYATGRGGVVLRGGDRKTLTPAGHMAENNHIHHFGDIYQTYETAVNISGVGNRIAHNLIHDAPHIGILLNGNDHIIEYNDIHHVCLEGSDNGAFYMGRDWTQRGNILRFNKIHDIYGFGLAGLAAGEDGKFHYESPHQAWGVYLDDCSSGTLIQANIFYRVPLCGVMIGGGRDNTVDNNIFVDCVPALHIDDRWDAYCWDLMQERLEAMNYREPPYSKRYPELLKMGDDPRKPANNAFTHNVVAYTRDDYRGLSTAKPGSGTAVAYNLSPFDPDSTEINRNILFHPAPPKVHARSYKKDDGETLEWADWQKKGFDKDSLLVDPAFFKPEEDNYLLKDGSPVFKLGFKDIPDYRIGLHNDEFRVSWPPPAPERRGDGAHREWSVTP
- a CDS encoding 4Fe-4S ferredoxin codes for the protein MAVRNIIRIDEDKCNGCGQCILDCAEGALALVDGKAKLVRDSYCDGLGACLSGCPTGALTIEQREADAFDEAAVAAMMGGHAAHAVPAHAVPVMAAASGGCPSHAFAHGGGGGCPGSMSRQLAPAKTPQAPAAGEIPSELTHWPIQLHLINPGAPQFQGADLMIAADCTAFALGGFHGELLAGKALAIACPKLDDSMGYLEKLAMLFAGARPVRVTVARMEVPCCGGLVRMVLEARAMAKSEIPVEEVVIGVSGGVISRNMR
- the hcp gene encoding hydroxylamine reductase, encoding MFCFQCEQTSKSTGCTSYGVCGKDPETAALQDLLVYAAKGISQYAHRARQLGAVDAEVDRFVMEALFTTVTNVNFDPDNLCRLVKKAGVVRDRALDLYEDACIKANRTVELLEGPAVLSLADGRAELVRQGEKIGIEERLQRFGSDAGGLQELVLYGLKGMAAYAEHACVLDVEDTGVYGFIHETLDFLAGDPGDVQALVGWAMRVGEVNLTVMGMLDAANTGRYGHPEPTKFRVTPVKGKCIVVSGHDLRDLEALLEQTQGRGVNVYTHGEMLPCLAYPGLKKYPHLVGNYGGAWQDQAQDFDAFPGAILMTTNCIQRPRQSYNDRIFTCGLVQWPGVAHIDDRNFAPVIEAALAAPGFAGDAEPAYAMTGFARNAVLGVADKVIEAVKAGKLRRFFLIGGCDGAKPGRDYYTDLAASVPDDCVILTLACGKFRFNKMEFGDIGGIPRLLDVGQCNDAYSAIQIAVALAGAFGCGVNDLPLSFVLSWYEQKAVCILLTLLHLGIKNMRIGPSLPAFIGPNVLNVLVENFGLTPISTPEADLAAMLA